A stretch of DNA from Ovis aries strain OAR_USU_Benz2616 breed Rambouillet chromosome 14, ARS-UI_Ramb_v3.0, whole genome shotgun sequence:
GAGGTGATGGGATTTTTATGAGGATTCAATGAACTAACCCATAGGAGGCATTTAGAATGGTAACTGGCAGGGTTTTCttttctggggtggggggcatgttCCCAAGTTgggcattgaacctgggccttgTGGCATGGAGTGGAATCCTAACCATGCCCCACCACAGTTTTCCCAAACAGTTGTAACTGTGAATAAACTGTTAGCTCTCATTATTCTGACTGTACTACCTTAGGGAACTATGAGATATGTAAAGTCCAAAAATCATTCACAAAATCTTGTGGCTTTGTGAATAATTCCTGGGAGGAGAATTCTCAGCTTCTCTCTAATTTGCAAAAAGGTCTATGAACCAAAACATTTTCAGAACCACTGGGTAAGACAGACAATAATAAATTTAACACAACCCGGCAGGCCTTGCCCCCAGCATCCCTCCACAAACACCCTTACATTGGAGGGATGAATGTGGACAAAATCCAGaagtggaggacttccctggtggtccagtggttaagaatccgtgcCTCCAacggggcagggggctgggggcaggttcagtccctggctgaggaactaaTGCCCCAAAGTgtcatgtggtgtggccaaaaattaaaaataaagaaagacagAGACTTCTCAGGAGATCCAGGAGCTACAACtccgtgttcccaatgcagggtgcccaggTTCCCAACCCTGGCCAgctaactagatcccacatgctgcaactaagacccaacacagccaaaaatgaatcaatataaaaaacaaagtaaGCCAACGTATGGacacaaagaaggaagaaaaaggcagCTAGAGCAATCACACTGGGTTCAGCTCGCAGCACCGCCATGCATGAGGGGTGATAACAGCTCCACCACCATCCCACTCCCTGGACAGCCGGATCATGCAGGGTAACACCCAGGCAGCCCTGGGAACTCACTAGCTCTCTTCTCCCACCAGTTCCTTGTGCCTGATGGGAAAAGCCTGTTGGGAAGTCTGTCACCATCCTGGATCAaactcctcttttccttttgctcccTCCAACTTCACCAAGCATGTACCACAGCACTCTGCAGTCCACAATGGCCACTAAGACTGGCCACTTCACTTTGGCCCTTCctaggcctcagcttcctcaactTTAAAATGAGGTTGATTGGCTTAGATGATATGAGACGCCTTCCAGTCCTAAGCCCAGGGCCTTCAGAAGGCAGAATGTGTAGCAATGGTTTACTCTCTTCCAACTGAGGATGATAAGGCTCTGAAAAGAGCAGCAACCTACCTGGACCACACACGGATTCATTCCTGGCCTAGTCCCTGCATCACCTCTCTCCTCTGCTAAGGGACAGGGACCACACTGCTCATTGTCCAGGTGAGGTGGTGGGGACCAAAGAGAAAGTGCCTCAGCTCACTGCCAGTTAACTCCAGAGTAGAGTGTGGACCCTGGACCTACAGATTTCTATTAAGGACATGGAGGGAAGGAGACTTCTCTcggggcccagtggttaagactctgagcttccaggacAGGGACTTCAGTTCGGTTcatggtcagagaactaagatccttcagGCCACCCAGAGACGGGGAATAAAACAAAGAtggcagggcgggggcggggggccagctggcagaatcacctggagtaCTACAGAGATGGTCTTAGAGGCTGCCTGCCATTTACGGTAAGTGTCTGCCTTGAGAAGGTTTTCTGCACGGTAGGTCTAGAGAGAAGAATAGAAAAGGGAATGTTAGGGTTCGGAGATGAGAGCTATGTCCCCAGCTCTCAGATTAGTCTGAGAGTTCTCTCAAGCCCTCTGACATCACCCAGGTTTAACTTTCCTTATAATCCCCCCACACACTGGGGtgtggggaagaatggatacatgtatatgtatgtctgagtccccttgctgttcatctgaaactatcccAACTTTGTTATCTggctatgttgctgctgctgctaaatcccttcagtggtgtccgactccgtgtgaccccatagacggcagcccaccagtctcccctgtccttgggattctccaggcaagaacactggagtgggttgccattgccttctcttttctGGCTATACCCCAATTCAAAAACCTTCTAGTGTTAAAATAAGAACCCCACACACTACCTGGGGTCCACCCCAACATTTTCCCCTGGAAATTCACCTCTGCTTCTTCCCAGGAAGCAAAACACCCCCCTTTTCTCTCAGCAAATTCCTCTATCTCACATCTCTCCAGAATTCCCGATGGCCTCCCAGAAATTCTCCCATGaccctccttgctgctgctgctaagtcccttcagtcctgtccgactctgtgcgaccccatagatggcagcccaccaggcttccctgtccctgggatgaCCCTCCTTAGAATTGCACAAAGTCCCCTTTGTGAAAGGAAAACCAAAATGAAGTGCGTATTGCTAAAAGAGTTCTCTAAGTCGACCGGGGGGCCACGGAGGAATTCTGACCAAGCGGGTCGCAGCTACAGTGGAATCTGACCTTTTGACCACTTATTGTATTCACACAGGAATCCAGAATATATGCCAGAAACTCAAGGTACTTATCAGACCCTCATCCTTCAGTAACTCAGGACAGCTTCTTTTTTAAAGCCAAATATTTCTTTCCGTGTATCACAGTCAATTAGAATTCTCTCCACACGACTTTAACAACCTGCTGACCTCTGTTCTCATAAGCCCCTGATTCCCTCTGCCAACACTCCGTTTACCGGAATCTGTGTCTCCCAAACTGCAATTCTTAAAAACCCCAATAAAGCTCTTTCTTGGCGCCCCGCATACGGATTAGCCTTCAACACCTCTGAGACTCCAGAAGCTCCAGAGCCCGCTGATGAATTCCTTCACTTCTTCCACCCTCCCCCACGCCAGTCCCTCACCGAGTCCTGGCTACTGCAGGACACCACATGGCGGAGGCGGATCTCCGGCATGTCAACGCCGTGTGGGCTTCACCCGACTCAAAAGATGCACGAAGCTCTGAGTTTCGGGGGCTCACAGGGGGTGCGCCCTGGGCGGCCTTCACTGCGCAAGCGCACGAGACTGGGGCCTTTCACACCGCGGCGCGTCGGCGGTTACGTCACCACTGCGCATGCCTAGTGCGTCTCCCCGGAGAGCTGCCAGACGCGCGGAGTTCCCTAGCAACGAGCTTTTCCCGCCTGGCTCTGGCCAAACCGCTCTCTCGCCCCTCCTCCCAGTCACTttcacaccaggctttcctagcAACCGGCTTGGCCAGCAGGATTGGTCCCCAGCAGAAATTCGCCGTCCTCAGCACCCTAACTGAAGCCCGGAAAGCAAGAGGCCAGCAATCTTGAGTGCATTTTTTCAGGAAGCCGGGAGCCTACCGCAACACGATCCCCTCCATAGCTGGCTGGCTGGCTACTCTCCTCACgcccaacacacacagacacacacctggacacacacacacgagaaaaTCTCTGATCCCTGAAGATCAGGTCTGAGACAGAGGGAGTATGTAAAGAACCTCAATAAACCACAAAGTATGTGCCCGAACCAGACACACACCCAGCCTTCCTTTTCCAGTGGGAACTCTGGGCATTTGTCCCCTACCATCCGCATGCCCTGAACAAGCAGCCCTCTGTTCAGTCTCCGAGAGACCCAAGTGAATCGTGGGGTGGGGTCGGAGATGGAGACAGACCAAACACAGAAAAGGGAGTATGAGCCAAGCAGGCGCCAGCAAAACCAGCCTGGATTTGCTGGGCACTCACAGGTAGGGCCTCACCCACACTGGGCACCTCcttggggaaggagagaaggggtaGGGTACCTGAGTCCTAGCAGCTGCTCTCCCCTACAGGAAGCAAAATGACCTGATTCTGATCTTGGGCTTCACGTTAGAAAAAAGGGGTCATGGCTGGTGCGGTGGGACCTGATTGAAGAGAGGGTTGGAAGCTCAGACGCCTAGGGCTGCTAGGATGAGGGTCGTTGGTACAAGATGCCACTGCTCCTTTTGGATTCTGATTCCCTTCCCCTACTCAGAGCTGCAGAGACCTACCCCCAGGGCTTACCTCATCATTTCTTAGCCTAGGGGTAAGGTAGGTCCAAACACGCCCCTTCCCAGCTTCCTATAAGAACAGCTGGGGACCCGGGCCTGCAGggtcactcatccatccatcatgaAGCCTTCCATGAAACCCGAGACCTTCCTGCTGGCCTCCGCTCTGCTCTACACCCTCCTGGGTCTGGGTAAGTGACTAGGGCTCTGGACTCCTGGGACCCTCAAAACAAGGAGTATGAGAGAACATTCTGCCAGGTCCtcaagggagaagggaaagagaaggtgTCCTGGGAATTGCAAttcatggagaaggcagaggGTAAAGGAGAGAAAGCCTGGGTCCCCAAGGGAGAAAGTGCTAAAAAACCTATGGGTTTAAATCTCTGAGATAGGAGAGGTTTGAATGGGCTCTGCTCCCTATATCCCAGGCAGTGTCTCAGAATAAGACACCTGAATTCTAGAAAATCAGATGAGAGTATGATTAGTATTTTTCAttagtatgaaaaaaaataagGCGAGGTCGAGAGACTTCCTTTCTCCCAGGACTCTAAGCAGTTCAGGTCCCCGGTGTCCTCCTCCTTAGATGTCGGAGTTCAGGCAGCTCCACTTGCCCCAGGATGCAGATCCTTGTGTCTGGGCCCCCAGTTGCCTCCTCTCTCAGGACCAAGGAATCCAGGCCCTTATCCTCTTAGTCCTCAAtctttcttcctgacctgggatgtAGATCTCCTCTCGGGTACCCCTGCCTGAGCGCCCACTGCCTACCAGACTTAGACAGCCTGGTACCCACAAGGAAGGTGATCTCACTTCTGAGAACCAGCTGCACCTGAAGTTCCACAGAAGTCCGTGAAGGACTTCCCCATGGTTCAGTGcgcaatctgcctgccaaagcgtGGGACAGGTgtgcaatccctggtccaggaagcttCCACGTGCACGGGGGCAACTAAGACCCTTCGCCACAACGACTGAgctcatgctctagagcctgtgctctgcaagcgGAGAAACCAGCACAAATGAGAAACCCCACACCGCAACTAGGGAGTAGTGTCTACTCactacagctagagaaaaccaACAGGAAGCAGGAACCCAGCAGAGCCaacaataggaaaaagaaaattaaaactataaaaaaactttttaaaatccatggaAAGCTTCAGCAGGACCACTCAAGGTCCCCAAGATGGAACAGGGGGTCTAGCATCCAAAGTCCCCAACCTTGTGATTAGATAAACTTGCTCCCTGATTGgagttgctttctgacctgcccCAGAGAGCATCTTTGATTCCAGCTCCATGGCATCCTTGCTGAGCTTCAGACAGATCCCTGTTTAGCAGCCAGTGTCCCACCCGTGAATATGCAGGGAGACCCCAGTCCTTCTTCCTTCAGACCCCTCTACAAAATCCGCATGAGATTTGGGAGTCATGGCCCACAGACTACGGCACCTTTCACTAGAGCCCTGCTCTCTAACTGCAGGGTACCCACTGAGCTGTGAGGTGTGTGTCGGTGACGGTCCCAGTTGCACTGGGAAACTGCAGACTTGCGCCCCGGATGAGGACTCCTGCATCATTGTCGTGACCGAGACCAACAGAAGTAAGAGGGCACGGGCTGGAATCACATGCTGGGGAGGCGGGGGGTGCCTTCAGGATGGCAGAATCCGCCACGGGCTGGGTGAACCTTTGAGTGATAATTatcaggaaggagggaaaggcaaCCTCGAGGTGGGTGGTGGAGAGAGAATCCGGTGGAATGACAGAAACCACTGTTGCCAAGGATTTCTGAAGATGAGACTCCAAAGAGAGGATGGGGAAGTGCAGATACAGACTCTCTCACCAAAGAAGAAATTAGCAAGCAAAGGACATGGGGGAAGAGTGGAATCCAGAGAAGGGGGAAATCTAATATGTAAAAGGTGAAGGGGTGGGTGTAAAACGGACTTGGGTGAGTTGAAAGGAATGTGATCAGGTTGATTCTCGGGGGCTGGGAGGGTTCGCCCAGAGATGCGGGCCTCAAGAGACTGTTCCTGACAAGAGAGAGCGGGAGATACTGAGGGTGGTTGAGTTGGGTGCGAgctcagttttgtctgagtctttgtgaccccatggagtgtaaccctccatgctcctctgtcctgggattttccaggcaagaatactggagaggcttgccattgcctcctccaggggatcttccccacccagggatggaacccgtgtctcttgcatctcctacattggcacgAGGGTTCtataccactgcaccacctggaaagtcccaatgTTGTCATAGAGAGACGTCTAAGGACAGATGATCCCCGGGCACactccatgaagttgcaaagaatcaggcacaactgagcacccacacacCCAAGCACGGGAGGTAAAGAGCAGAAACCCTAGGCCTGGAGGAGCCCACCCGTCTATAGTGGGGAAGGGGAAGGCCAGGGAGACTGGAAGACACCACTTCAGGAAGACCTGAGAGAAGCCAAGGAGGGCAGCAAGGAAGTCTGGGGAGTGACCCTGGGAAATCTGGAAGCCTCTACcttaggtggagaaggaaatgggtgtTACAGCGGGTGGGAATGGCAGCCCCATCCCATCATTTGATGGAAAGAATTCCAGGAGTCAGAGGAAGGCTGAAGACTGGAAGAGACCATTCACACAGGCATGGGGGTAGTCACAGGTGGTCTGGAAAAGACCACTGCAGGTGGGAGCCCTGCAGGATGGCAGTGGGGTGGCCCTGGGGCTGAAAGGGCTACCCTGGAGAGTCCAGCACAGCCTGGGAGCTGCGGGAGGATGGGTTGCATACGGAATGAACCATTCAGACAATGCCCCAGGCAGAATAGAGGTCTAAATAGGGGAGGTGGAAGAGACCTGTCTAGACAGCAGTGGGCTGGGGCAACTCAAAGTTGGGGAGACACCCCAGGGCAAGGGTCCAGACTGGGGCCACTGAGCCCCCTGCCCACGGCCATCCTGCAGAGGCTTCCTTGGCGGTGACCAGCTACAAGGGGTGTGCGAAATCCAGCGAGTGTGAGTCAGGACTCTTCGGCATCACCATGAACCCTGAGAACTACATGGGCTCCAGGAGGCGCTGCTGCCAGAAGGATGGCTGCAACCAGGACCCCCTGCCCGGTAAGCCCCAGCTGAGCCTGATGGCTGGAGTCccgccctgcccacccctccccccccagaGCCAGCTCTGAGCACCTGTCTCTGACCTGTGCTGTCACGGGGAAAGCGTCTTCCTGGCgctgagccttggtttcttctcCTGTAAACTGCGGTgtccagggacgtccctggtggtccactgactAAGCCTCCATACTCCCTCTGCAGgcgttggatccctggtcagagaactcgATTCCACAAGGCGCAACTAAGAgccaacacagccaaatagaCATTGTTTTCTGAAAATGCAGTGTCCGTTACCAACAGCTGTCTGCTGAGGGGTTGGGAGGTTGGGAAAGGGACTCGCGTCTCCGATTATCTGaccctccaccctccccttcaGCATTCGTGAGAAACCACACAGAGAATGGCCTTCGCTGTCCTTCCTGCATCGCTGCCTTTACGGAAACATGCACTGCCAGTGAGGAAGCGCTCTGCGTTGGCGAGGAAACCCGCTGTGTCGCCCTGTCTGGCCTGGTGCAGCCTGGTAAGGGGCACCTGGCATtcgggaggagggagaggggttccaGACAGGCCCAGAACTGGAGCCTCATGCTTCCAGATTCTAAAGGAGAGAATGGCTCCAAGTTCTGGGGTAGAAGGTTTCTGGGGCGTATGACCCTGGACTAGGAGGAGGGAGGCTGGCGATCCTGACTGTAGTCTAAAATCCCTTCTAGCAGGTGTCAAATTCGCTGCCCGGGGCTGTGGTATGGAGACCGCCTGCCACACCAAGCCCGGAACCCTGGTGCCCTCAGGCGCTCGTTTGTTCACCATCAAGAAGACCAGCTGTCTTTGAACCCCCAGGCTTCTGGCAAGCCTGAGCGAAGAACTGAGGCCCATGTGGTGTTTGGCCTCCATTTCTTCTCAtctatgtttctagaaattgCTAAGATTCCCATGTGTCTATAAATTAAACAAGTTAACAGAACAATCCTGAGTCTGTGATGTGCTGTATTTTGGGGAGATGGGATGCAAACAGCAGGGGCCTGAACCCTTGGGAACCgtctctttggaagaaagaaagggaagatgcTACCTTTTCTTAAGGGATTACTTCCTGCGTGGTCCCCATGCTAAGTGTTTTCCATGCGGTACCTCATTTCATAATCACAACTCAGTGACGCTGAAAGtattgcccccattttacagaggaacaCACTGAGGCATGGATTGTGGTATCACTTGCCTTCAGTCAAAGCGCTGCGAGGGTCAGACTCCAGAATCCACGATCACCTTTCCTAGTTAACCTGTTTTTGCCCAGAGTTCATGTTCGTCAATGTGGATATAATAGCTATAACTTCAAAGGACTGTCTTAAgaatcaaatgaaagaaaatcaaaaaagGACTTTGTGCAGTGCCTAACACCTTTCagggtcttccctgctggctcagacagggaagaatctgcctgccaatgtgggagacgcgggttcgatgcctgggtgtgtaagatcctctggagaagggcctggcaacccactccattatttttgtctGGAGCATCCCccggacagagaagtctgacaagctgcagtccacggagtcacaaagagtcagagccCACTCAGTGGCTGAGCGCACTGCACTAGCGCCTTTAAGACAGTGTGGGTTCTGGAGACAATGTGTCTGGCCAAACAGTTACCACCCTAAGCCTACTACTTAACTCAGTAGCCATGTTTGGCAGCTGCTAGACTTTGTCATCTCTCAGGATAGTCTCGATTATGCTACAGTAACAAATAAGTTCCTAAACTCAGTGTTTAAAACAACAAAGTTGTATTAGTGTTGGGGCCTTTAATGGACCGGGACCTGGCGGTCCGGAGgtgatgataagaaagtgaaagagagaaggaggctgATACTCCCTGGTTTTCAAAGTAAACCAATCAAATCCTTGACACAGGACTTGCGTCTCTCAGGAAGGCACCGGGCGCCCTCTCGAGGtggggtgaaggcacagggcGCCTTGTCAAGAGAGTCTTAGAAGCCCCAGCAGGAGAGTGAGCCTGACGGGTCTCTGCACTCCAAGGAATCagctgaggagagagagagagagagagacagagacagagagagagagggagagagggagagagggagagagggagggagagagagagagagagagagagagagagagagagagagagagagagaaagacacggggactGAAgttctgatggagcaaaggtgctttaatgatttCCCTgtgagtattgggcttccctggtggctcagacggtaaagcgtctgcctgcaatgtgggagacccggtttgattcctgggtcggaaagatcccctggagaacgaaatggcaatccactccagcactcctgcctggaaaatcccatggacggaggagcctgataggctacagtccagggggttgcaaagagtcggacatgactgagcgacttcacttcactctgtgaGTATATAAAGGCTATGGTACAGAAGTTTCTTTCGACAGTGATAAAGGTCAGAAAACCAAACGTACAGTACccgttaccaagggaacaagggatgATGATGGTCgcaaggtcaggagacaatccatatctcaGGAAAGGGGATCGAGACTGAGCAGTTTTGTCGTAAAGAGCATGTTTACTAAAGGAGATTGAAGTCTGTCTCACACAATGACCATAGTTCCTGGGAGCATCGTGCTGTTCCGCTTAAAAAGAAACACACGACTTGTGAGAAACAGCAGCTAGGCATCCacctgttaaacattccctgacgtTTTCCCCTTATTTGTTTATAATACTTGTAAAAAGAGTTCTGACCATTagagtttgtttagttttaacaGTTTTGCCATGAATTTTGGTAGCGCTAGATGACAAATCACCAAATTAAGACAATCCCCAAAATTACAGTTTTAGACCCGATGTTGTGAGTAATGCTTTGAAACTATCCGCGTGGGTCTAGCCCGGATAATTGATCAGCTAGTTGTTCAGCTAAAGTTTCCAAATTAGTGGAAGAGGGCAGGTTATTAGAAAAGGTTTCAAATTTCTTTGTGTAATAATTGTACTTTCAGAGAGGCATTATCATGTAtgctttgtaaatgaaatttgatttcttCCCAGTTGTAGGCACTATTATTGAAATGAACAGGAGTAACGcaaaattgagtagaattccaatcATAGTTTAGGATCACCTATTTTTGTACATCTATTAATTGATCTCCAACCCATTTGATTGCTGTTTTTAGTTCCCGTATTTCATCTTGAATATCCTCATCTATCTGAGCCTGAGTGGCCTGCATAGTATGGGgatctttagtccaattttgaataaaattatgtgtttgaat
This window harbors:
- the LOC121816523 gene encoding phospholipase A2 inhibitor and Ly6/PLAUR domain-containing protein-like isoform X1, which codes for MKPSMKPETFLLASALLYTLLGLGYPLSCEVCVGDGPSCTGKLQTCAPDEDSCIIVVTETNRKASLAVTSYKGCAKSSECESGLFGITMNPENYMGSRRRCCQKDGCNQDPLPAFVRNHTENGLRCPSCIAAFTETCTASEEALCVGEETRCVALSGLVQPAGVKFAARGCGMETACHTKPGTLVPSGARLFTIKKTSCL
- the LOC121816523 gene encoding phospholipase A2 inhibitor and Ly6/PLAUR domain-containing protein-like isoform X2 is translated as MKPSMKPETFLLASALLYTLLGLGYPLSCEVCVGDGPSCTGKLQTCAPDEDSCIIVVTETNRKASLAVTSYKGCAKSSECESGLFGITMNPENYMGSRRRCCQKDGCNQDPLPAFVRNHTENGLRCPSCIAAFTETCTASEEALCVGEETRCVALSGLVQPGVKFAARGCGMETACHTKPGTLVPSGARLFTIKKTSCL